One genomic region from Luteibacter yeojuensis encodes:
- a CDS encoding COX15/CtaA family protein, whose translation MSSRAVTFLRTLALLAALFAFCVVMFGAFVRLSNAGLSCPDWPTCYGKVTWPGHAQDIAQANQAFPDRPYETHKAWREQVHRFLAGSLGVMVLAIALVSAWRRRFAVAAVLLAAVFAAVGVVMYMRGEHVVSSCLSALAIALPLAAAAKLDRPGAWKVGVAVLAVIVFQAMLGMWTVTLLLKPIVVMGHLLGGLATFALLAWAALRWWRVGTPDDRFATLRLPVAIGIGVLVCQIALGGWTSSNYAALACGTDFPKCLGQWWPQTDFRQAFVLWRGVGVNYEGGVLDMAARSAIQIAHRIGALVTFCYLGWLSHRLARAGLRKAGVGVAVVLVAQVLLGIGNVYLGLPLPVATAHNGVAALLLFTLLAALASTQRLPVSESP comes from the coding sequence ATGTCGTCGCGAGCCGTGACATTCCTCCGTACCCTGGCCCTGCTGGCCGCGCTGTTCGCTTTCTGCGTGGTGATGTTCGGCGCCTTCGTGCGCCTGTCCAACGCCGGTCTCTCCTGTCCCGACTGGCCCACCTGCTACGGCAAGGTCACCTGGCCGGGCCATGCGCAGGATATTGCGCAGGCGAACCAGGCTTTCCCCGATCGTCCCTACGAGACGCACAAGGCCTGGCGCGAGCAGGTCCATCGCTTCCTGGCCGGCAGCCTGGGCGTGATGGTGCTGGCCATCGCGCTGGTGTCCGCGTGGCGCCGCCGCTTCGCGGTGGCCGCCGTGCTCCTCGCCGCAGTGTTCGCGGCAGTGGGCGTCGTCATGTACATGCGGGGGGAGCACGTCGTTTCGTCGTGCCTGTCGGCGCTGGCGATCGCCTTGCCGCTGGCCGCCGCCGCGAAGCTCGACCGGCCTGGCGCATGGAAGGTAGGCGTGGCGGTGCTCGCCGTGATCGTCTTCCAGGCGATGCTGGGCATGTGGACGGTGACGCTGCTGCTGAAGCCCATCGTGGTAATGGGCCACCTGCTCGGCGGCCTCGCCACCTTCGCGTTGTTGGCGTGGGCCGCGCTGCGCTGGTGGCGCGTGGGTACGCCGGACGATCGTTTCGCCACCCTGCGCCTGCCGGTGGCCATCGGCATCGGCGTGCTGGTGTGCCAGATCGCCCTCGGCGGCTGGACCAGTTCGAACTATGCCGCGCTCGCCTGCGGCACCGATTTCCCGAAGTGCCTGGGCCAGTGGTGGCCGCAGACCGATTTCCGGCAGGCCTTCGTGCTCTGGCGTGGCGTCGGCGTGAACTATGAAGGCGGCGTGCTCGACATGGCGGCGCGCAGTGCCATCCAGATCGCCCACCGCATCGGCGCGCTGGTGACCTTCTGCTACCTCGGCTGGCTGTCGCACCGCCTCGCTCGCGCCGGCCTGCGCAAGGCGGGCGTCGGTGTGGCGGTGGTCCTGGTGGCGCAGGTGCTGCTGGGCATCGGCAACGTGTACCTCGGCCTCCCCCTGCCTGTGGCGACGGCGCACAATGGCGTCGCCGCGCTGCTGCTGTTCACCCTGCTGGCCGCGTTGGCGAGCACGCAGCGCCTGCCTGTCTCGGAGTCCCCGTGA
- the cyoE gene encoding heme o synthase, protein MNVLGQYLELTKPRVVALLVFCAVIGMFLAVDANGQRMLPGWHAVVFGTLGIWLASASAAAFNHLIDQRIDKLMARTSHRPLATGQLTPMQVFVFAMSLGIVSMLVLVFLVNMLTAVLTFFSLIGYAVIYTAYLKRATPQNIVIGGIAGAAPPMLGWTAVTDSLHPYALQLLLIIFVWTPPHFWALAIFRVDDYSRAQVPMLPVTHGVTYTRWHILFYTILLFVVTLLPFFTGMSGLIYLFGAVVLGAGFLWYAIRLLNPPDELFAMKTFNYSIVYLMVLFAFLLADHWLVDPVIQTGFRFEPVA, encoded by the coding sequence GTGAACGTCCTGGGCCAATACCTCGAACTGACCAAGCCGCGTGTCGTCGCGCTGCTGGTCTTCTGTGCCGTCATCGGCATGTTCCTTGCCGTGGACGCGAACGGACAGCGCATGCTGCCGGGCTGGCACGCCGTGGTTTTCGGCACGCTCGGCATCTGGCTGGCCTCGGCCTCGGCGGCGGCGTTCAACCACCTCATCGACCAGCGCATCGACAAGCTGATGGCGCGCACCTCGCATCGTCCGCTCGCCACGGGGCAGCTCACGCCGATGCAGGTGTTCGTGTTCGCGATGTCGCTGGGCATCGTCTCGATGCTGGTGCTGGTGTTCCTGGTGAACATGCTCACCGCGGTGCTCACGTTCTTCTCGCTGATCGGCTACGCGGTGATCTACACCGCCTACCTGAAACGCGCGACCCCGCAGAACATCGTGATCGGCGGTATCGCCGGCGCGGCGCCGCCCATGCTGGGCTGGACTGCCGTCACGGATTCCCTGCACCCGTACGCGCTCCAGCTGCTGCTCATCATCTTCGTGTGGACCCCGCCGCATTTCTGGGCCCTGGCGATCTTCCGCGTCGACGACTACTCGCGCGCGCAGGTGCCGATGTTGCCGGTGACCCATGGCGTGACCTACACGCGCTGGCACATCCTTTTCTACACGATCCTGCTCTTCGTGGTGACCTTGCTGCCGTTTTTCACCGGCATGAGCGGTCTCATCTACCTGTTCGGTGCCGTCGTGCTGGGCGCGGGTTTCCTCTGGTATGCGATCCGCCTGCTGAATCCGCCGGACGAACTGTTCGCGATGAAGACGTTCAACTATTCCATCGTGTACCTGATGGTGCTGTTCGCCTTCCTGCTCGCCGACCACTGGCTGGTCGATCCGGTGATCCAGACCGGGTTTCGATTCGAGCCCGTGGCCTGA
- a CDS encoding alpha/beta fold hydrolase: MRELKLSIPGLELSGLAWGEPDAPPLMMLHGWLDNAASFALLAPLLADRFHVIALDLPGHGHSQHFPESTVYQHVDYARAVLAAADALALPRFHLLGHSLGAGVATLVAIAAPERVRALALVEGLGPLGDDGSRTLDRFREAMASKAGGNRPLRVFPTIDDAADARALVGGLDAALARPIVERGLREVDGGYSWRSDPRLSRPTAIRLAETQVMALLLGLAAPTSLLLARPHPPYLEPEALQVRIDCVADIRVTHMDGGHHLHLEHPAKVAAWLSEAL, encoded by the coding sequence ATGCGTGAGCTGAAGCTGTCGATCCCGGGCCTGGAACTGTCCGGCCTGGCCTGGGGCGAGCCAGACGCACCGCCACTCATGATGCTGCACGGCTGGCTCGACAACGCGGCAAGCTTCGCCTTGCTCGCGCCGCTGCTGGCCGATCGTTTCCATGTGATCGCGCTCGACCTGCCGGGTCATGGGCATTCGCAGCACTTTCCGGAAAGCACCGTCTACCAGCATGTCGACTATGCGCGGGCCGTGCTGGCCGCCGCCGATGCCCTGGCCTTGCCGCGCTTCCATCTGCTCGGTCATTCCCTGGGTGCTGGCGTGGCGACGCTGGTCGCGATCGCCGCCCCCGAGCGCGTCCGCGCCCTGGCCCTCGTCGAAGGGTTGGGCCCGCTTGGCGACGACGGATCGCGCACGCTCGACCGCTTCCGCGAGGCGATGGCCTCGAAGGCTGGCGGCAACCGGCCATTGCGCGTCTTCCCGACGATCGACGATGCCGCTGACGCGCGTGCCCTGGTGGGCGGCCTCGACGCCGCGCTGGCCCGGCCGATCGTCGAACGCGGCCTGCGCGAAGTCGACGGCGGTTACAGCTGGCGCAGCGATCCGCGCCTGTCGCGCCCCACGGCCATCCGGCTCGCCGAAACGCAGGTGATGGCGTTGCTGCTGGGACTCGCTGCACCGACCTCGCTGCTATTGGCACGACCGCATCCGCCCTATCTCGAACCTGAAGCCCTACAGGTGCGCATCGACTGCGTGGCGGACATCCGCGTCACGCACATGGACGGCGGGCATCACCTGCACCTCGAACACCCGGCCAAAGTCGCCGCGTGGCTATCCGAAGCGTTGTAG
- the hemH gene encoding ferrochelatase → MPGYPDYTGPAGQTHDNAPKAGVLLVNLGTPDAPTAAAVRPYLAQFLSDRRVIDYPRLLWKAILYGVILRVRPKRSAHAYARIWTPEGSPLRVYSEALAAALQQELAANVAGPVRVALAMRYGQPDIAGSIAALQRQGVRRLLVLPLYPQYSATSTGSVFDAVADTIKGLRWPPELRQVNDYHAEPDYIAALADSVRAHWEAHGRGEKLLMSFHGIPERYVREGDPYFEQSQETARRLREALGLSEAEAPISFQSRVGRERWLQPYTDETVRAFGAQGIKRIDVVSPGFAVDCLETLEEIAMQNAEFFIEAGGDTLSYIPCLNATASHVRALSTLVRRHGQGWPEFSAGNGAHA, encoded by the coding sequence ATGCCAGGTTACCCAGACTATACCGGCCCAGCCGGTCAAACCCACGACAATGCGCCGAAGGCCGGTGTGCTGCTGGTTAACCTCGGTACACCTGATGCGCCCACCGCGGCCGCCGTGCGACCCTATCTCGCCCAGTTCCTGAGCGATCGGCGCGTCATCGATTACCCGCGCCTTCTGTGGAAGGCGATCCTTTACGGCGTGATCCTGCGGGTGCGCCCGAAACGCTCGGCCCATGCCTATGCGCGCATCTGGACGCCCGAAGGCTCGCCCCTGCGCGTCTACAGCGAGGCCCTGGCGGCCGCGCTCCAGCAGGAACTCGCCGCGAACGTCGCCGGGCCGGTACGCGTCGCGCTGGCCATGCGCTATGGGCAACCGGACATCGCCGGCAGCATCGCGGCCCTCCAGCGCCAGGGCGTGCGCCGGCTGCTGGTGCTGCCGCTCTATCCGCAATACTCGGCCACCTCCACGGGCAGCGTGTTCGACGCCGTCGCGGACACGATCAAGGGCCTGCGCTGGCCGCCCGAGCTGCGTCAGGTCAACGACTACCATGCGGAACCGGATTACATCGCGGCGCTGGCCGACAGCGTGCGCGCCCACTGGGAGGCACACGGCCGGGGCGAGAAGCTCCTGATGAGCTTCCACGGCATCCCCGAACGCTACGTGCGCGAAGGCGACCCCTACTTCGAGCAATCGCAGGAAACTGCGCGACGGCTGCGCGAGGCGTTGGGCCTCTCGGAAGCCGAGGCGCCGATCAGCTTCCAGTCGCGGGTCGGGCGCGAACGCTGGCTGCAACCGTATACCGACGAGACGGTGAGGGCCTTCGGCGCGCAGGGCATCAAGCGCATCGACGTCGTCAGTCCGGGATTCGCCGTGGACTGCCTGGAGACCCTGGAGGAGATCGCCATGCAGAATGCCGAGTTTTTCATCGAGGCCGGCGGCGACACGCTGAGTTACATTCCCTGCCTCAACGCCACGGCGTCCCACGTCCGGGCGCTCTCCACCCTCGTACGGAGGCATGGCCAGGGGTGGCCCGAGTTCTCCGCGGGAAACGGCGCGCATGCGTGA
- a CDS encoding lipid-binding SYLF domain-containing protein, whose protein sequence is MSPRLFSLLVLGFMTLLPSMAAQAADPPRKQAREAVRVLRDMVEDAPDKSLPIDMLKNAHAIAVIPKMVKGGFVFSGTKGEGLISIKHDGVWSNPNFISLAGAGVGFQAGIQSADVILVFMTDRGVNEIINGKWTMGANAGAAAGPVGRSATAATDGRMNAEIYTYARAKGLYAGIALDGAHFSIDDDSNEAIYGPGITARRIFEGGVTNVPSEVVEFRDKLEEYTSR, encoded by the coding sequence ATGTCCCCACGCCTGTTCAGCCTGCTCGTCCTGGGATTCATGACCCTGCTGCCTTCGATGGCGGCACAGGCGGCCGATCCGCCGCGGAAGCAGGCCCGCGAGGCCGTGCGGGTACTCAGGGACATGGTCGAGGACGCTCCGGACAAATCCCTGCCCATCGACATGCTGAAGAACGCCCACGCCATCGCGGTCATCCCGAAGATGGTGAAGGGCGGTTTCGTGTTCTCGGGTACGAAGGGCGAAGGCCTCATCTCGATCAAGCACGACGGTGTCTGGTCGAACCCGAATTTCATCTCCCTCGCCGGTGCCGGGGTGGGATTCCAGGCGGGCATCCAGTCCGCCGATGTCATCCTCGTGTTCATGACGGACAGGGGCGTCAACGAGATCATCAACGGCAAATGGACGATGGGCGCCAATGCCGGGGCCGCCGCCGGCCCGGTGGGCCGCTCGGCCACCGCCGCCACCGACGGCCGGATGAACGCCGAGATCTACACCTACGCCCGGGCCAAGGGCCTGTACGCCGGGATCGCCCTGGACGGCGCCCATTTCAGCATCGACGACGACTCGAACGAGGCTATCTACGGCCCCGGGATCACGGCGCGGCGGATTTTCGAGGGGGGCGTGACGAACGTTCCAAGCGAGGTCGTGGAATTCAGGGATAAACTGGAGGAGTACACTAGCCGCTGA
- the tatA gene encoding twin-arginine translocase TatA/TatE family subunit, with amino-acid sequence MSITHIVLLLLVVVLIFGTKKLRNIGSDLGGAMRDFKKGLDGDEEARQQREREEKLRADPPPSTQVPPAAHSETSEPRDRAP; translated from the coding sequence ATGAGCATTACCCATATCGTCCTCCTGCTGCTCGTCGTCGTGCTGATCTTCGGTACGAAGAAGCTGCGTAACATCGGCTCGGACCTGGGCGGTGCCATGCGGGACTTCAAGAAGGGCCTGGACGGCGACGAAGAGGCCCGCCAGCAGCGCGAGCGCGAGGAAAAGCTACGCGCCGACCCGCCGCCGTCGACCCAGGTCCCGCCGGCCGCCCACAGCGAGACGAGCGAGCCGCGCGACCGCGCGCCGTGA
- the tatB gene encoding Sec-independent protein translocase protein TatB yields MIDISLTKLLLLAVVALIVLGPERLPHAARTAGALLRRMRSGWDSVRAEVEREIQAEEIKRTLRETAENARATHDSVREDIRAAGAGIRETGEQVRHTFTETQVARTEPREPDPALDMLPLKNDSHDRT; encoded by the coding sequence ATGATCGACATCAGCCTCACCAAGCTGCTGCTTCTCGCGGTGGTGGCGCTCATCGTCCTCGGACCCGAGCGCCTGCCCCACGCCGCGCGCACGGCCGGCGCCCTGCTGCGCCGGATGCGCAGCGGCTGGGACAGCGTGCGCGCCGAGGTGGAGAGGGAGATCCAGGCCGAGGAAATCAAGCGCACCTTGCGCGAGACCGCCGAGAACGCCCGAGCCACGCACGACAGCGTGCGCGAGGACATCCGCGCCGCCGGTGCCGGCATCCGCGAGACCGGCGAACAGGTGCGCCACACCTTCACCGAAACCCAGGTCGCTCGCACCGAGCCGCGGGAACCGGACCCGGCGCTCGACATGCTCCCGCTGAAGAACGATTCGCATGACCGCACGTGA
- the tatC gene encoding twin-arginine translocase subunit TatC: MTAREPDPSPDDVVEEGLFSHLIELRSRLLRAIVVLLVVLLALVPVANHLYAELAKPLVERMPQGAHLIATEVASPFVTPLKLAFFVALFISMPMILYQLWAFVSPGLYRHEKRLARPLLVASLLLFYAGCAFAYFVVLPAAFKFLNAVTPEGVAMMTDITHYLDFVMLMFFAFGLCFEVPVAVVILAAIGVVDADKLRKGRGYAIVGAFAIAAFITPPDLLSMIMLAVPMCLLYELGLLAVRFLLKPMPSE, from the coding sequence ATGACCGCACGTGAGCCCGATCCATCGCCTGACGACGTGGTCGAAGAAGGCCTGTTCTCCCATCTGATCGAGCTGCGCTCTCGGCTGCTGCGCGCCATCGTGGTGCTCCTGGTCGTTCTCCTGGCCCTGGTGCCGGTGGCGAACCACCTGTACGCCGAACTGGCCAAACCGCTGGTGGAGCGCATGCCGCAGGGAGCGCACCTGATCGCCACCGAGGTGGCCAGTCCCTTCGTCACCCCGCTGAAGCTCGCCTTCTTCGTGGCGCTGTTCATCAGCATGCCGATGATCCTCTACCAGCTCTGGGCGTTCGTGAGCCCGGGCCTGTACCGGCACGAGAAACGTCTTGCCAGGCCGCTCCTGGTGGCGTCGCTGCTGCTGTTCTATGCGGGCTGCGCCTTCGCGTATTTCGTCGTGCTGCCGGCGGCGTTCAAGTTCCTCAACGCCGTGACGCCCGAAGGCGTGGCGATGATGACCGACATCACGCATTACCTCGATTTCGTGATGCTGATGTTCTTCGCCTTCGGCCTCTGCTTCGAGGTGCCGGTGGCCGTCGTGATCCTCGCGGCGATCGGCGTCGTCGACGCCGACAAGCTCAGGAAGGGGCGCGGGTACGCCATCGTGGGCGCCTTCGCCATTGCCGCCTTCATCACGCCGCCCGACCTGCTCTCCATGATCATGCTCGCGGTGCCCATGTGCCTGCTCTACGAGCTTGGCCTGCTGGCGGTGCGTTTCCTGCTGAAACCCATGCCATCGGAGTGA